Part of the Paenibacillus sp. YPG26 genome, GTCCCGTGTGAATTCCGTTCTTGGCGCGGACCAGACAGTGAATGAGGCTACTGATCATAAGAATAGTGATGAGAAAGGGACAGGTTCGAAACCGAACGGCGTGTGGGCTAGCATCCTTTTGTTCTCCAAACATTCGGAGATGAGATATTTGCTGACAGCAGGCATCCTGTCCAAGTGCGCAGGTACAGCCCTGGTGGCTATATATCCTCTGTTCATAAGAGAGCATTATACGAGTGGCCCTTCGGCGGCCAATATGATAGGCATGCTTGAAGCCGCTACAGGAATAGGAGCACTTTACGGAGCCGGGAAATGGAGTAGAGAAGGGGATCGCAAGGACCCTGTACTTCTAATCCTGATTGCTCTATGTCTTAGCGGAATCGTTGTACTCCTTCAAGCAAGCACGCCGGCTTTTGCCGTTCTAATTGTACTTAAGCTTGCGCAGGGTTACGTATTCAGTGCAGTGATCCCCCTGGTACTCCGCTCAATCCTTCAGCATTCGGCTGAAGGCAGACAGGGAGTGAATATCGGCACAGCCAACAGTCTGCTGGTTACCGGTCAATTGGCGGGATCCTTCATGCCGCAGGCACTCCATATCTTCCCTGGCCTATTGTTAGGTATAGGAGGAATTGGAATACTTCCGCTCATCGGTGCAGCTGTAGTTAGCATCCTGCCTATCAAAAAGAAGTACACGGAGAGGAGAATTCAAAAGAGATATGAGCATCAAACAAGAAGTGATGTCCGATGAAATGTTATCACAGCAATTAGCGGAGCAGAGTGCGTTAACGCGGCTTCTCAACGCTTATTTGCGAGAGGTACATGGTACCCCGGTGACTGGAAATAGGTTGGAGTTAGAACTGCCATTTACACGGCGAATGATGCTTCTGGAGTTCAGCCACATTTCTGCCGGGGGCCATCACAGGTACGTCTTTCCTTTAACAGGCAGAGACGCGAATGAAGAGAGAGAGGTCTATTCACTTAATTCACGTAATGCCATTGAGTGGCTGTTGGCAGAAGTGGGTGCTTCCGACTCGGACACCTTGACGGCAGTAGGCAGAATTGCAGATCTCCGCAATCAAATTTATAACAGTATAGACAAGACCACATTCTATGTTCTCCAGCGGTTACAACACGATCAACAGCAGTCACCAGGGGGAGCAGTGGAATATCAGAATTATTCCGTCCTTCGTTCAGAGCAATCCTTGCTCTTCGGCCATCCCTTTCATCCTACTCCCAAGAGCTCGGAAGGCTTCACAGAGGATGATCTGCGCCGCTATGCGCCAGAAATGCACGCTTCATTCCAACTAACCTGGTTCGCGGTTCATCCCGAATTGTTCCGTGAGGAGTGGTTAGAGGGGAGTGCTCTAAAGTCAGATTGGCAGAATGAAGAAGACAAGCGGCAGGAGGAGATTAAGGCTCTTTATCAATTACATGGACGTAATGCTGAAGATACAGCAGCGCTCACTTCTTATCGGTTGCTGCCCACTCATCCATGGCAATCTGAATACTTGTTACAGCAGGCTAAGGTCCGCAGCTGGATACAGAGCGGTAAGCTGAAATTTCTAGGGAGTCTTGGGCCAGAGCAGTATCCAACTTCCTCTGTAAGAACAGTCTGGTCGCCGGAGCAATCATTCTACTTGAAGCTGCCAATACATGTGCGAATAACGAATTTTATTCGTACGAACAATGAGGAACAGTACAAACGGTCGTTGGATGCGGCACGGATCTGGGCGGCGGTGGAGCCTGCATTTCTTTATCCTGGGTTCGGTATTCTGCAGGAGCATGGCATGGTCTCTTTGTCAGACAGCACGCTTTCAGAGGAGTTCACCGTATTAGTGCGTGCTTCTCTTCCAGGTGCTCAGTCACGCGATGAAGCTTGGCATGTAGCCGCATCCTTGCTTGAAGATGAGCTGTCAGCGCCTGAATACCTTCCACTTTCAAGGATAACAGCCCTTGAGTGGATTAAAGGTTATGTTGATGTCTATGTAATTCCTATACTCCAGCTGTATGCGGAGTATGGAATCAGTCTGGAAGCCCATGTACAGAATACACTGATTAGAATACAGAGTGGGGTTCCAACCGGATGTTACGTCCGTGATTTAG contains:
- a CDS encoding MFS transporter, with translation MSKRKGTEARQSGNISASMRWPLWKRNLAVLWMGQFAVTLGLTGTTPFMLFHIERLATGSEGSIMLWTSIALAGPSVTYMLTTPLWGKLGDRVSRKWMFVRALVALGICMLGMAWAPTILVFVIFRLLQGGLGGIYDAAIAMIAVTVPPDRKGEAIGRYQQAVIAGGLTGPLIGGLAMGWIGSNMFLTAAALITLACSVLAWSVLSDPPKSRVNSVLGADQTVNEATDHKNSDEKGTGSKPNGVWASILLFSKHSEMRYLLTAGILSKCAGTALVAIYPLFIREHYTSGPSAANMIGMLEAATGIGALYGAGKWSREGDRKDPVLLILIALCLSGIVVLLQASTPAFAVLIVLKLAQGYVFSAVIPLVLRSILQHSAEGRQGVNIGTANSLLVTGQLAGSFMPQALHIFPGLLLGIGGIGILPLIGAAVVSILPIKKKYTERRIQKRYEHQTRSDVR
- a CDS encoding IucA/IucC family protein, whose amino-acid sequence is MSIKQEVMSDEMLSQQLAEQSALTRLLNAYLREVHGTPVTGNRLELELPFTRRMMLLEFSHISAGGHHRYVFPLTGRDANEEREVYSLNSRNAIEWLLAEVGASDSDTLTAVGRIADLRNQIYNSIDKTTFYVLQRLQHDQQQSPGGAVEYQNYSVLRSEQSLLFGHPFHPTPKSSEGFTEDDLRRYAPEMHASFQLTWFAVHPELFREEWLEGSALKSDWQNEEDKRQEEIKALYQLHGRNAEDTAALTSYRLLPTHPWQSEYLLQQAKVRSWIQSGKLKFLGSLGPEQYPTSSVRTVWSPEQSFYLKLPIHVRITNFIRTNNEEQYKRSLDAARIWAAVEPAFLYPGFGILQEHGMVSLSDSTLSEEFTVLVRASLPGAQSRDEAWHVAASLLEDELSAPEYLPLSRITALEWIKGYVDVYVIPILQLYAEYGISLEAHVQNTLIRIQSGVPTGCYVRDLEGVSVCRNKAEESGWVNHTIGEDSPVLSDSEETWKRWLYYNVTNHLSHMVAAVSRSSHTEERELWRETAQALSTQAENRVPSLQAWINRLIDTPALPAKANLISRFHQHGEQPLYVDIPNPLHGSYNKKVSQ